The sequence AACCCGGTCCGCCGCACGAAGCCGACCTCGGGATTGAAGTCCCTGCCCATCTCCATGACGCTGCCGCGCAGGCGCCACGCCTCGGTGTTGTAGTCGACCGCGAGGTCGAAAGCGTGATCCTGGTCGAAATGCCGTCCAGCGCGGAACGGCGTCTCCGTCCTGGCCGCGAACCCCGAAACCGTGCCGTTCTGGCCGAAGCCCCAACGCCCGTCGAGGGCGTAGGTCCGGTTGTAGTTGTCGGACCCGGCCAGCGGCCCGGTGGCCTGCCGGTTCACGAGCAGGCCGCCGACGCTCGACCGGTTGGGAAGATCGTGCCGCAACCGCGCCACGGTGAAGTTGTTGGCGGGCGTCGCGCTGCCGACCGCCTCGGTCTGCATGTTCAGGAAACCCACGGTGACGTCTTCGGACACCCTCCCGGACAGCCGCGCGCCGCCCAGGATGGGGATGGCCTGCCCCGCGTCGCCGATGCCGATGCGCCGGCTGAAGAAGAGCTCCGTCTGACCCGGGTCGTTGAACGCCGCCCCGCCGCTGTTGGTCACCGTGAAGGCCCCGGCGTTCTCCAGGAAGAACGGGCGTTTCTCGGGAAAGAAGAGCCGGAACCGATCGAGGTTGATCTGCTGCTCGTCCACCTCGACCTGCGCGAAGTCGGTGTTGTAGGTCAGGTCGAGGGCCAGTCCGGACGTCACGCCGTATTTCAGGTCGCCGCCGAAATCGCCCAGTGCGAGCGTGCGGCCGTCCGGCCGGTCGACGCGATCGACCGTCTCGCCGATGACATAGGGAGTCATCTGCAGCGTGCGCCAGAGCCCCTCGGGCGCCCGAACGCCGCCCAGTTGCCCGGCGAGCGAGACGCGGAACAGGTCGAACTGCCGCGGCAGGGGCGCCCAGTACGCCAACTCGTTGCGCCGGCGGATGTTGCGTTGGAAATTGAGGCCCCAGGTCTGCTCCCGGCCGGCCGGGAAGCGCAGCGTGCGAAACGGGATGGCGAACTCGGCCGTCCAGCCCACGTCGGAGATGGCCGTGCGCACCTGCCACACGCCGTCCCAGTTCTGGTTGAAGCCACCGCCCGCGCCTTGCGTCTGGCCGCCGCGTCCCATGCCGCTGCCGCCCGCCCCCTCGTTGACGAGCTGCCCGTCGTACTCCTGTCCTGAGGGACTGGTGCCGAAGATGAAGCCGTTCTGCCGGTCGAGAAACGTGTCGAGGATGAGCTGGAAGCTGTCGCTGTCGGCGAGCGACGAGTCGCGGCGGCTGTCGGTGACGATGATCGCCGACGGGTCGTCGTCGTAGCAGACGACGCCGAAGTAGAGGGTGTCCGCGGTGTAGACGATGCGAACCTCGGTGCGCTCCGAGGCCGGCCGACCCTCGTCCGGCTGCGTCTGCACGAACCCGGTGGCCGGCGGGGCGAGCGCCCACGCGGGATCGTCGAGCACCACCCCGTCCAGGACCGGCGCCACCGCGGCTTCCACGGCGGTCGCGCTGCGGGCGCCGCCGATCGCCGCTATCTCGAAGCCGGCCGCCGACTGCGCCGTCTCCGCCGCCTCGACCGGCGCCGGCGACGATCCCTGCCCGGCCTGCGTCCGTCCCTCCCGCGGGACGGAGAACAGGACCAGGGCGGCGGCAAGCCCGACGGCGGCCCCCCGACCGGAGCCCCGGGGCAATCTCCCGGCAGCGCCCGCACGCCGCCCCTCCACCCTGCCCGGGCGCCCGCAACCGGGCAAGACACCGCATCTGTCCGCCGGACCGCTCGTCATGGGTTCAGGCCGCGCGGCGGCGCGGCTCAGTCGAGGACGTCGAACAGATAGCTGTACTTGACGATCACGCTGCGGCCGGCGCCCATCGGCACGTAATCCATAAGGCCCTCGGTCTCGTTGTAGACCAGGAACAGGCCGGTGTTGGCGTCCTGCAGCCAGCCGAAGCGGAAGTTCAGCGACCAGAGCTCGGCGCTGTCATTGTGCTGCAGCAGTGTCTGCACGAACACGCGGGGTGAGAAGTTGTAGCCGGCCCGCACGCTGGTCAGGTTGGTGATGGTGCTGCCCGACGGCAACTCGATGTCGTTGCGGCTGTAGCTGAGCTGCAGGTTGAAGATCTCGCCGATACGGGCGCGCACCTGCGGTCGCAGGGTCACGATGGAGCCGCCGAAGAACCCGCCGGCCTCGGCCCGGATGCCGGCGCTGACCGGGGCCGAGCGGTCGTAGTAGAACGACGAGCTCACCTCGCCCCAATCGTAGCGTCCCGGCGGAATCGCCAGACCGGAGACGGAGAACGTGTCGAAGACTTCCTCGCTGCGAACGTCGTACGCGATACCCGCCGACGAACTGTCCTCGAACTCGCCCTGGAAGTGGGTGTGGAGATAGGTGGTTTCCGTAATGCCGTCGAAGTTCCAGAAGTGGCTGTAGGACATGTGCGGCGTAAGCTCCTGGAACTTCAGGAACCCCTCGGGCCGCGAGGTGTTCTGGACCGCCAGGTCGTAGTTGCGGAACCCGGTGCGCGTGACGAAACCGACCTCGGGATGGAAGTCCTCGCCGTTCTCCTTGTAGCCGCTGCTGATGCGCCACATCTCGGAGTTGTAGGTCCCCGACAGGCTCAGGGCGTGATCGCGGCCGACCAGTCCGGGTGTCTGGGTGCCGCCGTAGAAGCCCGACACCATGCCGTTCTGGCCGATTCCCCACCGGCCGTCAATCGCGTAGGTACGGTTGTAGTCGTCCGCGTGGGAGAGCCGCCCGGTTCCCTGCCGGTTGACGAACAGCCCCCCGATGCTGGAGCGGTTGGGCAGGTCGCGGCGCACGCGGGTCACGGCGAAGTTGTTGGCGCCGGCGACACCCTCCACCCCTTCCGTCTGCATGTTGATTACGCCGACGGTGAGATTGTCGGAGACCTTGCCCGACAGGCGGGCGCCCGCCTGGATCGGGATCTGCGTTCCCGCGTCGCTGATCCCGATCCGCCGGCTGAAGAACAGCTCCGTCTGGCCGAGCTGGCGTCCGCTCGCCGACTGGTTGTTCACGGTGAAGATGCCGGCATTCTCCAGGAAGAACGGCCGCTTCTCGGGGAAGAACAGGTTGAAGCGATCGAGATTGATCTGCTGGTCGTCCACCTCGACCTGCGCGAAGTCGGTGTTGAACGTTCCGTCCAGGGTCAGGCCCGAGTTGATGCTGTACTTCAGATCGGCGCCGTACGCGTAGTCGCCCTGCATCGTCGACGCCCCGGCGTCCGCGCGGTGGCGGACGCCGGTCTCGCCGATGGCATAGGGCGTCACCTGCAGGTTGTTGGTGAGACCGGCCGGGGTGGCCAGCCCGGCGAGCTGGCCCGCCATCGACACGCGGTACAGGTTGTACTGCCGAGGCAGCGGGGCCCAGTAGGCGATTTCGCTGCGGCGCCGGATGTTGCGCTGGAAGTTGACCCCCCACGACTGGAATTCCCGTGCCGGGTATCGGACGGTCGTGAACGGGATGGCGAACTCGGCGCTCCAGCCGATGTCGGAGATAGCCGTCTGCACCTGCCACGCGCCGTCCCAGTTGAGGTTGAAGCCGCCGGCGCTGCCCCGCGAGAAGCCGCCGCTGCCCGATCGTCGCGAGGACCCGCGCGAGCCCCCCTCGTTGATGACCTGCCCGTCGTACTCCTGACCGGCCGGTGTCGTACCGAAGATGAAGCCGTTCTGCTGGTCCTGAAACGTGTCGAGAACCATCTGGAAGCTGTCGGCGTCGGTCATCGACGAGTCGCGCCGGCTGTCGCTCATGATGATGCCCGACGGGTCGCTGTCGTAGCAGACGACGCCGAAATAGATGGCGTCGGCCGTGAAGAGGACGCGCACCTCGGTCCGCTCCGTCGCCGGCAGACCCTCGTCCGGGAAAGTCTGGCGGAATCCCCCCACCGGCTGCGCGGCGGCCCAGACGGGATCGCCGAGCACGTTGCCGTCCATCCGGGGCTCCTGCTCCACGCGCACCGCGCGGACCACCTTGATCGACGACTGGGCGGCGAGCTCGAACCCCGCGACCGCGCGCGGCACGGGCACATCGCTTCCCGCCGGGTCGCTGCCCCCCGAGCCGTTCCCCGACGGCGCGCTCTGCGCACCGGCGGACACCGCGACCAGGCAGGCCGCCGCAGCCAGAGCAGCGGCGCGTCGCAACCCGCCCTCGGTAATCGCCATACCGGTTCGCGCGCAACAAGTCGTGTTCATGCTGGAGTACCTGTCGGTCAGGACGCCCACGGACTCGACCCCGCTTCGTCTACCCGAACTCGAACGGCATGCCGGCGGCCATGCACCGACACTCTTGCAGTCTACCGCAAACGCCGTCAAGCTGTAACGGCTTCGCGCCCGGTCCGACGTTTCGTGGAGGTCCGCCCCATGTCGCCATTCGACCACGCAGCTGCTCCTGCGCGCCCCACCCTGCCTGCATGCATGTTGGCGGCCGGCGCCATCCTGCTTCTGGCGTCCCGCCCGGCCGCAGCAGCACCCTGCGCAACCCTCTCGAGCCTGGATCTGCCGGACACCGCCATACAGAGTGCGGACGTGGTTCCGGCCGGCGCGTTCACGCCGCCGGGTACGAACGCGGCGCTGACGATTCCGGCGTTCTGCCGGGTCGTGGGGGTGACGCGGCCGGCCGTCACCTTCGAGGTCTGGCTGCCCGTGGACGACTGGAACGGGAAGTTCCACGTCTCGGGCAACGGCGGCATGGCAGGCGTCGTCAGCTATGGCGCCATGGCCGGCGCGCTCCGACGCGGCTACGCCGCCGCGAGCACCGACACGGGGCACGTGCGGCCCGGCACGGGCGGCTTCGACGCCTCCTGGGCGCTGGGCCGGCCGGACCTGGTCGAGGACTTCGGGCACCGGGCCCTCCACGTCACGGCCGACAACGGCAAGGCGATCACCGCGGCGTTCTACGAGCGGCCTCCGCGCTATTCGTACTTCGTGGGCTGCTCGAAGGGCGGGCAGCAGGGACTCATGGAAGCGCAGCGCTACCCCGGCGACTTCGACGGCATCGTCGCCGGCAACCCGGCCAACGACTGGACGCGCTTCTATGCCGGCGCGCACCTCTGGTACGCCCTCGCCACCCTGCGCGATGCCGGCAGCTACATTCCCCCTGCCAAGCTCCCCGCGCTGGCCGGCGCGGTCAACGCGGCGTGCGACACCCTGGACGGCGTCGAGGACGGTGTGCTCGACGACCCCCGGCAGTGCCGGTTCGACCCGGCGGCGCTCACGTGCCCCGACGGGGAAGACCACGACGGCTGTCTCACGCCGCCGCAGGTGCAGGCGGTCCGCTCCATCCGGGCCGGCTCGCGCGACTCCGCCGGAGAGGTGATCTTCCCCGGCCTGGTGCCGGGCGGCGAGAACGGACCCGGCGGCGGCTGGGGCTCGTGGGTGACCGGCCGGGAACCGTTCACGAGCCTGCACTGGCTCGCGGCCGAGGGATTCTTCAAGTACATGGTCTTCGAGGATCCCGACTGGAACTTCCGGACGTTCGACTACGACGCCGACCTCGCGTTCGCCCTCGAGAAGGCGGGAACGGCGCTCGACAGCGCGGACCCGGACCTCGACCGGTTCCACGAGCGCGGCTCGAAGCTGATCGTCTACCACGGCTGGAGCGATCCGGACATCTCGCCGCTCGGATCGATCAACTACTACGAGGACGTGCTGGCGGCGGCCGGCGGCGCCGCAGGGTCCGGGGAAGCTGCCCGCGACCAGGTGCTCTCGGATACGCAGGCCTTCTTCCGCCTGTTCCTGGTCCCCGGCATGGGACACTGCTCCGGTGGTCCGGGCTACAACCGCGTGGATCCGCTGCCCGCGCTCGAGCGTTGGGTGGAGGACGGCGTCGCGCCGGACACGATCCTGGGCACGCGCGTGGAGG is a genomic window of Acidobacteriota bacterium containing:
- a CDS encoding carbohydrate binding family 9 domain-containing protein; its protein translation is MPRGSGRGAAVGLAAALVLFSVPREGRTQAGQGSSPAPVEAAETAQSAAGFEIAAIGGARSATAVEAAVAPVLDGVVLDDPAWALAPPATGFVQTQPDEGRPASERTEVRIVYTADTLYFGVVCYDDDPSAIIVTDSRRDSSLADSDSFQLILDTFLDRQNGFIFGTSPSGQEYDGQLVNEGAGGSGMGRGGQTQGAGGGFNQNWDGVWQVRTAISDVGWTAEFAIPFRTLRFPAGREQTWGLNFQRNIRRRNELAYWAPLPRQFDLFRVSLAGQLGGVRAPEGLWRTLQMTPYVIGETVDRVDRPDGRTLALGDFGGDLKYGVTSGLALDLTYNTDFAQVEVDEQQINLDRFRLFFPEKRPFFLENAGAFTVTNSGGAAFNDPGQTELFFSRRIGIGDAGQAIPILGGARLSGRVSEDVTVGFLNMQTEAVGSATPANNFTVARLRHDLPNRSSVGGLLVNRQATGPLAGSDNYNRTYALDGRWGFGQNGTVSGFAARTETPFRAGRHFDQDHAFDLAVDYNTEAWRLRGSVMEMGRDFNPEVGFVRRTGFRKVDAGIFNTSRPPSNWLRIQELQPHVTFNRFWDIETGFIETSLLHMDNFTEFEDSSMVISAWNVRKEGVIRPFTISGVPVAPGSYHWNEINLSYNSDRSARMGYGVRYQQSGFFGGALQVVGPTFNFRRGEALNVELRWSRNDIDLPAGHVVTNLASSRIAYNFSPRVFAQSLVQYNDSANLWSVNLRFGWLQEGNTGLFFVYNQSDGLGDFILPGSGRSVILKYTHLLDLLR
- a CDS encoding tannase/feruloyl esterase family alpha/beta hydrolase, whose translation is MEVLAVLLVAAADAPHLGVVGPRQAQGVIAADQSGCLGAAVEARHHAVLADSPPAVNRVGTVVVVRVGEPPGSLPVDEQPPDAGAVGQVAAHAGHGEVVGAGDTLHPFRLHVDYADGEIVGDLARQAGARLDRDLRSRVADPDPPAEEQLRLAELASARRLVVHGEDAGILQEERPLLGEEQVEAIEIDLLVVHLDLREVGVERSVQGQARVDAVLQIGAVRVVALHRRRPGVRAVADAGLADGIGRHLQVVGETGRGGQPGELARHRHAVQVVLPRQRGPVGDFAAAPDVALEVDPPRLEFPCRVSDGRERDGELGAPADVGDSRLHLPRAVPVEVEAAGAAPREAAAARSSRGPARAPLVDDLPVVLLTGRCRTEDEAVLLVLKRVENHLEAVGVGHRRVAPAVAHDDARRVAVVADDAEIDGVGREEDAHLGPLRRRQTLVRESLAESPHRLRGGPDGIAEHVAVHPGLLLHAHRADHLDRRLGGELEPRDRARHGHIASRRVAAPRAVPRRRALRTGGHRDQAGRRSQSSGASQPALGNRHTGSRATSRVHAGVPVGQDAHGLDPASSTRTRTACRRPCTDTLAVYRKRRQAVTASRPVRRFVEVRPMSPFDHAAAPARPTLPACMLAAGAILLLASRPAAAAPCATLSSLDLPDTAIQSADVVPAGAFTPPGTNAALTIPAFCRVVGVTRPAVTFEVWLPVDDWNGKFHVSGNGGMAGVVSYGAMAGALRRGYAAASTDTGHVRPGTGGFDASWALGRPDLVEDFGHRALHVTADNGKAITAAFYERPPRYSYFVGCSKGGQQGLMEAQRYPGDFDGIVAGNPANDWTRFYAGAHLWYALATLRDAGSYIPPAKLPALAGAVNAACDTLDGVEDGVLDDPRQCRFDPAALTCPDGEDHDGCLTPPQVQAVRSIRAGSRDSAGEVIFPGLVPGGENGPGGGWGSWVTGREPFTSLHWLAAEGFFKYMVFEDPDWNFRTFDYDADLAFALEKAGTALDSADPDLDRFHERGSKLIVYHGWSDPDISPLGSINYYEDVLAAAGGAAGSGEAARDQVLSDTQAFFRLFLVPGMGHCSGGPGYNRVDPLPALERWVEDGVAPDTILGTRVEDGEVVRSRPICAYPAASTWDGSGDPDDAASFRCVADR